In the genome of Zygosaccharomyces rouxii strain CBS732 chromosome G complete sequence, the window TTAGAACTGgactcatcttcatcttcagatgaGGAACTAGAATATTCGGTAGaactttcatcatctgaagACTCAGATTCTTCGTTATCACTGCCCTTATTATTCTGTTGACTGCTCTTAGCAGGTGTTGGAACGTACGCTTTAGGACTGGTAAATCTGGCTTTTAACTCCTTTAACTTATCACTGCCGTTGGTAACAGCGGGTGATTTAGCAGTCGCAGGTTTTGAAATAGTCGATTTAGCAGCAGCAGACTTAgccttcttctttgcatcttgttgttttttcttatcCAGTTCAGCCTGCTTCTTCCGttgcaattcttcttcttgcttcttctttacttcagcttgttttttcttctcaagatcttcttgtttcttcttcacttcAGCTTgtcttttcttctcaagatcttcttgtttcttcttttcaacttcttctcGCCTCTTTCGTTCCTGAtcctctttctctttcctcttcttctcGAGCTCTTCTTgctttttctttctattTAACTCCTCTAACTgtctcttcttttcaagCTCTTCTTGTTGTCTTTTCCCCTGTAGTTCCTCTTCCTGTCTCTTCTTCTCGAGTTCTtcttgcttcttcttcacttcagcttgcttcttcttctcaagCTCTTCTTGTTGTCTTCTTCTCTCTAGTTCCTCTTCctgttttttcttctcaagttcttcttgtcttttccttttctcGACCTCTTCTTGTTGCTTCTTCCTCTCCATTTCTTCCTGTTGCTTCTTTCTATCGAGTTCCtcctttctcttcttttctaGCTCCTGCTGCCTCTTCTTTTCTGATTCCtctttcctcctcttctcctcttcttcctgCTTCTTTTTGTCGAGTTCCTCCTGTTGCTTTAATTTAAGCTTTTCCTGCCTCTGTTTCTCCAAGGCTTCTatccttttcttctcagCTTCAGCTTCCTTCCTTCTATTTTCTTCCTCTCTCTTCCTATTCTCCTCTTCTCTCCTTTGACGTTCAAGTTCTTCTTgctttttcttctcatGGAATTCtctctttttcctttccaattcttcttgctgatttttaaattgttgttgtttcAACCTTTCCAACTCTTCTTgttgcttcttcttctgtaCTTCTGCCTCTTGTTGCTTCACCCTTAACTTCTCTTCGTCctgttgtttctttttggcttcagcttcttctttaaacCTCTTGGATTCATTAAAAGCTTTTTGTTTTGCCTCCAAATCTGCTTGCTTCAAAGTTTCCTTCAATCTTTTAGAGTCCTCAGCACTAGCACTCTTAGGCCTTTCAATATTTCTAGGATCAGTAGCTTCACGTCCTGATGAACTAACTGTCGGCGATGAAGCGAACTTCCATTGATGTTCTCCATTGGAATTATTTGCAGGAAGggaagaaggtgaagatttAGGCAATTTCTTGTCTGAGTTCAACAATTGCGTTCTAAATCGACTCAAAGTAGCGCTTGGGAACGAAGATgttgaagaggaaaatttCTCTTGCTGTTGAGTTGATGGCTCTTTAGAGGTGAAGGTGGATTGAGGAGTTTTTGAATCAGGCTTTTGTAAATTCGAATCATGGACCACTATCTTAGGAGCCTGAAGTTCATCATTTTTAGCGGGTAGATCGTTCTGTTCATGATCCGAGGAAGAACCGAAGGAAGTTCCTTCGGAATGCTCTGAATCATTATGTTgatcatttttttcatctgtttttaccaccatttctttcaaaggatGAATGTTCAACGTCTTTACCGAGTTATTTTCAGCAACTGCGACTCTATCGTCACTATCATCCGCTGAAGCGTCGACTTCGATTCCACTACTGCCATCATCAGACGAAGATTCTTCGATCTCTTGCTCTGATTCTGATTCGGAACTTTCATCCTCGCGGCCTGCAAGTAATTGGGCCGCTCTTTTAGCGGCATTCCTTGTCATTTTCTCGGGCAAAATATTCCTTGGATCTGGCTTAGAATTATCGATATCCTTATGCAAGACAGTTGTATAAGGCTTTCTTTTCGATGATTGTTTATTCCAAGTAGGTGAATAATCACCTTCCATAAACTTTAATAATTCTTCTCTATTAATACTATGATTTCCAGATGACTTGCTACCAGTATCCCTAACCACCACTGTGTCGTTGGCGGTTTCGTTATCAGAGTCGTCAGCATCAGCATCTCTGGCAGCAGCTGATGAAGCAAAATTGGCATcgttaaattttgattgaCTCGTTCCCCTACCAAGTTGACCTTCCAATTGCCTGTCatgttctttttcttgcacaccttcagcttcatcttcgctaaaattatcaattcttaatctttcttcatccattaAATTTCCACCGCTAGCAGATTTATGCTCCACTTTAGCCTCTAGGGAAGTTTTCCTCTGAAATTGTGGCTGCGCTGAAGATGGTCTGGTCTGTGGTAGTTCTGCCAAATGTACATTTTCTTCAGATAAAGGGCTATTTTTTGTTGGGGAACCATTATTATCGGCAATAGAGGTTTGCCTTTGGATGAATTGCCTTACCTTTTTCTCGGATTCGTCTGattcttcctcctcttcatcctcttcttcgGTTCGTTGAACTTCAGTTTCTTGCAAAGGTCTTTTCATTGGGATACGATCCGGTTTGGGCGGTAGTACCGAAGATGGGCTAGAAGGTCCCTCTtttaattccttttcaatttctgaaaTCTTTGGTTCTGGGATACTCAGACGACCCGATGTAATCcttgttgttgaaaatgATGGTTTTCTATCGGAATGGGCGTTATTCAGGTGTGCAGGTTGGTTTTCCGAAACGACTCTTTGGCCCGTTAATGTCACTCTATTAGGAGTCATTGTTGGTCTGACTGGAGTGCCCGAAAGTAACCTCTGTTGCCTCAATTTATCAGGATCCACAGTTTCTGATCTGGAAACTGTATCGTCTTCTATCATCGATTTAATCTTTTTGGTTTGATCTATACCCGAACTAACCCTAATTGGTGGTGACTGTGGTTGTGCAGGCGGTGGTAAAAAGGAACGTTCAccttgttcttcatcttcatcttctgaattatttgaatcCATCCGAACTTGAGCACCATCTGAAGGTGGTGGATAGATTTGATGTGCTAATGGTGTCGAGACACGCATGTTATTGCTGACACTGttaatattattgttattgcTGCTAATAATATTACCATTGTTTGCTGTTGACGGATTTCTCATTGCAAAAGCTGCAGGTCTCTTCTTTGTAATGTTCAAAACACCATTAGGAATAGAATTTTGTACAGAACCATTATTAAGTCTTTTCCTCTTGGCGGCTCTATATGAAGAAACTGGCGAAGAATCCTCAATTTCTAATTCATTCCTGACAATGGCTCGTACGACGTTGTCCATTGTGAAAACATCTTTAACCAAAAAATCAGGATCTAAATCACAACCTTGACTATCTTGTAAGCTAAGGATTTCAATCTCATCCACATAGGGGTACATCTtattgcatttttcaacaatttctgTTGATAATTCCAACAAAGAATTCGCACTTTTGGtaaaatgaagaaatttcctCGTCCTAGTTGTAAAATGATGAGGAACCACATTCGATGCATTACCGCTGGGAGCATAGGGTAGAGTTGAATCTGGATTTCTTGAATTGGTCAATGGATTGACACCAAACAGTTGAGAGGATTCTGCTGTACTGGACGCCAACCCGTATGGAAGAAGTGCATTTTGAGCACTGGGTGGAACTAATACCACTTGTAGTTTAAACATGGGTGGGTCCTTGTAGACTTGTATAGTGGAGTAGTTTATAGGTTTATGATGCGTTTAGTTAGATTTTACTTAAATTTTTGGAGCTCGTGTAGAATGATTACACGTATATGCAATCTCAAAACTAATCGATATTGAATACTGAATATACTGTATGTGCCAGAAAttaccaaaagaattgaagcGCATTAACAGCGACATCAACACGGGGCTCATCGATGACCCAAATAGAGGACAGACAGCTTCTTATtggtaaaagaaaacaaaaacatCACGTGGCACCGCTCAATAAGACATACAAAAATGTACGTATAAAATGACCAAAGAGCACGTGACACAATTGTGGCTTTGCATCACGTGGATATCAGTACGATTGAAAGACGAGCTCTTCTATTAGTGCAGCGTTTCTGAGCAGTTTGCAAAACATATATCCTCTGTCCCATTCATAATTCCACATGCAAAATTGGAGGTACAACAGTTACGCTCGAGCCTTCGTTTATCATGATAACGCCCCGgtctttttcaaaatttatcgTTTCCATAGTAACCACCTCGAGAATAAGGGTTTTCGCGTTTGGCGTTCTTCCGAATATCTCTTCCGATGAAGAAAAGTATAAGTAACTTGTTTACCAATCTGAAGGTACGAAAACAAGGCAGGGTTTCAGTTCCTTAGATTAAATCTGTTTGATAAACAGCTAATAACGCAAATtatcatctcatcgcaAGCGAGACTGACAAGTAGAACAAGCTAATCGCAAGACTTctccttttctttgaacGATTTCACAACTTTCCACACGGGTAGGCTTTAACTCCCACTTGTCTCTCCAAGCATGATTAGGAATAGATTAGGCCAAAATTGAGAGATTTCCATCGACACTACCGGATGGAACTTCAGGTAAACAATATCCCAGTCTTTAATTTCGCGAAGATTAAAAGGGAGAGGAAAAGgtttcttttctaaatgGAGTTAGGCTGATTTCGGCAGTGCATTAATGTCCACTTCCCCACTTTCCAGTCTTATAAGCGAAAACAAAACATAAACACTTTTGTCCCTTTTAGGTTGAAACACATCTGCTACCACATCTTGTTTAATTCTCCCCATGCATCCTTCGAACGTTTCACAATCAAACAACCCTTTTCCAGAAAGACTGCTTTCGGAGCTATCTTGGCAATTTTTGCATCCTATGACGTTATTACTGGATCCAGATTTCTAGAACGCTTCATTAACATATACTACAGTTTTGTAGTGTTGAAAAAGCCACTCTTATAGTTAGGCCTTAAATAAATAATGCTGCGAATGTGCCAGTTCCGAACATATCCTCCGCTGATATCTCGATTCAATGATGAGCCAAACAGCTCAATAGATCACAGGTATACATGGTCATATCTGTGTCCTTTAATACATAATTTACCTTTAACCCTTCGGACACCATCAGTAATCACTTCCGTCTGTCACACATCTCACGCATCTCCATAAGAcattcttttgaaaaagaaccaaaataGTTCCTGTTCGCGGTGCTCACAGGCTTGTTGTGATATGCAAGAAATCTAGTTCACATCTGCGGCTATCTTACCAGCACATGGAGTGACTACAATCACGGAAGAACCCCTCCGCCCCAGACGATATCAACATTTATCTAACATACTATGGAAGTTTCATCTCCATTGTATTCGTTCCTCAAACTCTTAACATATCCTTTCTTGGCCAGGACCCCGTAAGGAAGGGTTTGAAACAACAGCTGAAACAAACGCAGCTTTCAAAAAGGAATTCGAACCATGCTTTGCATAGTTCGAACTCAAGCTTCCTCTCGCATGCCCCACACAAGACACTATGGACCCTGAAAAATTATGCCATTACATCGCCCTCTAAAAGCTGCCGGCCGATATCAATAATATGGAACATTTtcccaattttttgatGTATTTACCGACacgatttttttttccgtATGGAAGAAAAAGTTCGAGATGTTCTGTAAATCACTTGAAAGACTGTAAAACAGCAAAATAGCAAAATAAGACTAATCAATGGTTTGCAAGATCCATCTAGAAAAGATAGCTATAACACAACGTACCGTACTACAAGCATCGAGTTTTCTTCTCTATATACACGCAATGCACAATACGTTATGCTCAGAATtgcttcatctttctttttttcgCTTAGTTTGACCCCTTCATTTTACTTTTCTTGGCCTTTTCTCAAAACAGTATGTAAACACCACGCCAACCTCATTGAGTAAAACACCCACGAAACCTCTTGCCAAATCGATCGATCTGAGATCCAGGAGCTCCAGCGATTTCATCACATAAATTAAAGATCCAACTCCGTCAAAACTACGATTTTTTTCCTGGCTCTACAAAATTGGTGTTTGAATCTTGTTCACATTTTATCTTTCAATTCGTGTTTGGCAGGTACTATAAAACCAAAGAAACCTATCCATTCCTTTAGATCGATCAACTAGACTTTTATTCTGTCTACCAGTCGTCTCTACCTCCCCGCCAATTAAACGGTCCATTCCTTACTACCAGTGCTAAACGCTAATTATCGTTGAGAGATGCTCTTTTTACCTGCAATTGTCGCCTCATTAGGCCTTGCCAACGCTGCTGTCGTTACTGTGACTAACCACGTCCACGCAGATGCTCTTGTATCGGTGCAAGGTATCCTTTACGTGGAAAATGGTCAAACAAGAACTACTTTTGTCACTGAAGGTGGTGCTCAACCAACTTCCGTTTCCAACCAAATCAGTTCATCAGTTGTTGCAGTCCCTGCTACTCCTTCTGGTAGCCAAGCCACTGAATCTTCTAGCACACCTGCAAGTGGATCAGTTACCGTGATAACTGAAACTGCCGGATCTCCTGCTTCCACCTCCGGCTCAGCAGCTCCATCCACTTCTGGATCTTCTTCCAGTTCCGGCTCAGCAGCTCCATCCAGTTCCGAATCAGCTCCTGCTCCATCCACCTCCGGATCAGTTGCTGCTCAATCTTTTTCTGAACCATCTTCTActtctgcttctgcttctgCCACTCCATCAGTATCTCAAGTTCCAAACGCTGCTTTCgcttctgcttcttcctcatcctcatcttctgcACCAGCTTCTACTTCAAGTGCAGCTACTACCACCTTGAGCCCATCTTCCTCTAGCCAAGCACCATCAAGTGCTTCATCCGCTGCACCATCAAGTGCTTCCTCATCCGCTGCACCATCCAGTTCTGGTTCTTCCGATTTCCAAAACACGATGGTTGATCGCCACAATGACAAGCGTTCTCAGCATCAATCTACTGGCTCATTGGAATGggatgatgaattggcCAACTACGCTCAAAACTACGCTGATAAATACGACTGTTCTGGTGATTTGGTCCATTCTAATGGTCCATACGGTGAAAACTTGGCTGTCGGTTATGACGATGAAGGTACTATCGATGCTTGGTACGATGAAATTAAGAAGTACAGCTTCAGTGACCCAGTCTTCTCCGAATCAACTGGTCACTTTACTCAATTGGTCTGGAAGTCTTCTACTAAGGTCGGTTGTGGTAGTAAGCAATGTGGTGGTTCCGTTGGTAAGTACATCATTTGCAACTATAACCCAGCTGGTAACTTCATTGGAGATTTCTCTCAGAACGTTCTCCCAACCTTATAAT includes:
- the NET1 gene encoding Net1p (some similarities with uniprot|P47035 Saccharomyces cerevisiae YJL076W NET1 Core subunit of the RENT complex which is a complex involved in nucleolar silencing and telophase exit stimulates transcription by RNA polymerase I and regulates nucleolar structure); amino-acid sequence: MFKLQVVLVPPSAQNALLPYGLASSTAESSQLFGVNPLTNSRNPDSTLPYAPSGNASNVVPHHFTTRTRKFLHFTKSANSLLELSTEIVEKCNKMYPYVDEIEILSLQDSQGCDLDPDFLVKDVFTMDNVVRAIVRNELEIEDSSPVSSYRAAKRKRLNNGSVQNSIPNGVLNITKKRPAAFAMRNPSTANNGNIISSNNNNINSVSNNMRVSTPLAHQIYPPPSDGAQVRMDSNNSEDEDEEQGERSFLPPPAQPQSPPIRVSSGIDQTKKIKSMIEDDTVSRSETVDPDKLRQQRLLSGTPVRPTMTPNRVTLTGQRVVSENQPAHLNNAHSDRKPSFSTTRITSGRLSIPEPKISEIEKELKEGPSSPSSVLPPKPDRIPMKRPLQETEVQRTEEEDEEEEESDESEKKVRQFIQRQTSIADNNGSPTKNSPLSEENVHLAELPQTRPSSAQPQFQRKTSLEAKVEHKSASGGNLMDEERLRIDNFSEDEAEGVQEKEHDRQLEGQLGRGTSQSKFNDANFASSAAARDADADDSDNETANDTVVVRDTGSKSSGNHSINREELLKFMEGDYSPTWNKQSSKRKPYTTVLHKDIDNSKPDPRNILPEKMTRNAAKRAAQLLAGREDESSESESEQEIEESSSDDGSSGIEVDASADDSDDRVAVAENNSVKTLNIHPLKEMVVKTDEKNDQHNDSEHSEGTSFGSSSDHEQNDLPAKNDELQAPKIVVHDSNLQKPDSKTPQSTFTSKEPSTQQQEKFSSSTSSFPSATLSRFRTQLLNSDKKLPKSSPSSLPANNSNGEHQWKFASSPTVSSSGREATDPRNIERPKSASAEDSKRLKETLKQADLEAKQKAFNESKRFKEEAEAKKKQQDEEKLRVKQQEAEVQKKKQQEELERLKQQQFKNQQEELERKKREFHEKKKQEELERQRREEENRKREEENRRKEAEAEKKRIEALEKQRQEKLKLKQQEELDKKKQEEEEKRRKEESEKKRQQELEKKRKEELDRKKQQEEMERKKQQEEVEKRKRQEELEKKKQEEELERRRQQEELEKKKQAEVKKKQEELEKKRQEEELQGKRQQEELEKKRQLEELNRKKKQEELEKKRKEKEDQERKRREEVEKKKQEDLEKKRQAEVKKKQEDLEKKKQAEVKKKQEEELQRKKQAELDKKKQQDAKKKAKSAAAKSTISKPATAKSPAVTNGSDKLKELKARFTSPKAYVPTPAKSSQQNNKGSDNEESESSDDESSTEYSSSSSEDEDESSSKKSRRMVVNTPKGSVTSGKQKSSPKKVPAEDDIEAAPQSTQRSNVSSQRSQSETPISRFFHSPGRGQSQSEPKENSSILDGLPKKVRPSLSSLSDLASRGVPEVREKATSLSPAPHVTRASAKIDSDSEEDDSDENDGSDTESEDSDSDSDDSDSGNSGFISAKTAGSALGKKKKGGGGFASLLRDSQRR
- a CDS encoding CAP domain-containing protein (some similarities with uniprot|P36110 Saccharomyces cerevisiae YKR013W PRY2 Protein of unknown function, has similarity to Pry1p and Pry3p and to the plant PR-1 class of pathogen related proteins), producing MLFLPAIVASLGLANAAVVTVTNHVHADALVSVQGILYVENGQTRTTFVTEGGAQPTSVSNQISSSVVAVPATPSGSQATESSSTPASGSVTVITETAGSPASTSGSAAPSTSGSSSSSGSAAPSSSESAPAPSTSGSVAAQSFSEPSSTSASASATPSVSQVPNAAFASASSSSSSSAPASTSSAATTTLSPSSSSQAPSSASSAAPSSASSSAAPSSSGSSDFQNTMVDRHNDKRSQHQSTGSLEWDDELANYAQNYADKYDCSGDLVHSNGPYGENLAVGYDDEGTIDAWYDEIKKYSFSDPVFSESTGHFTQLVWKSSTKVGCGSKQCGGSVGKYIICNYNPAGNFIGDFSQNVLPTL